One genomic region from Argentina anserina chromosome 2, drPotAnse1.1, whole genome shotgun sequence encodes:
- the LOC126805536 gene encoding probable inactive histone-lysine N-methyltransferase SUVR2 isoform X2, protein MAPSPQVIRAFQAMSAIGLSEQQVKPVLKKLVKLYNKDWSLIEAENYRALADAIFEAEDAKAEAEKKTCNSYEHKDMEADSEPLLEPELLTRLRSRSQDESSSQKKQSPDLVDNEEDDFLVPYRPLKRIRLQNRECPVSPSSNSCNPMSGGTSLIEPKVEAVEVLDTHSGQQPQDTSHSPELRPPVSPHSGIKDKGKKPLVSKPLAWQGKSFSEGSSNDVRFKETVVEPGIVLLPKQKANSLTLIQPKDEPFTDDMAQDEVPIAVIHPNESDNINSPLLTEGATGNQYDEPTASHERESRNDNPNLSSEGTHGSMNIELATIPEDPPPKSGESSCLEVASSPSGEVKLSLSFCPAVGRPGFQMPNLDAILKLMEEKCLNTYRIIDHNFSFKNLLGHMCESVLELATNSIDKSQDGSLNVAPNLDSLQKSPAWDAVNGNKETLSNQSCALNGPIVLDFPGAITDSDNPQLSGHTFVTNGSSEDHVEDSLSLVVVQNADLTPDDLRAIHDVNDISRGGERVKISWVNERSRDRPSSFFYISKNIIFKDADVKVRLSSIVDKNCCATCFGDCVSGNTPCACAYETGGKFAYTPDGLIKDDLLEECISMTRNPHPRHLFYCKNCPLERIKNDDCLESCKGHLRRTFIKECWIRCGCHGQCGNRVVQRGLNCSLQVFFTSEGKGWGLRTLDDLPKGAFVCEFVGEVLTNKERHQRKIQCTRSGKCPYLVLLDADWGSKANLRDEEALCLDATNYGNVARFINHRCLDANLVPIPVEVESPDRRFYHVAFFTTRKVDALEELTWDYGIDFDDHDDPVKVFNCICGSKFCRNMTRSNRSRSASLAR, encoded by the exons ATGGCACCATCTCCACAAGTTATTAGAGCCTTTCAGGCAATGTCAGCTATTGGTCTCAGTGAACAACAAGTGAAACCAGTTTTGAAGAAACTCGTGAAATTGTATAACAAAGATTGGTCACTTATTGAAGCAGAGAATTATAGAGCTCTGGCCGATGCCATATTTGAGGCAGAAGATGCTAAG GCGGAAgcagaaaagaagacatgcaacAGTTATGAA CACAAAGATATGGAAGCAGACTCAGAGCCGCTCCTTGAACCTGAACTGTTGACACGGTTGCGTTCAAGAAGTCAAGATGAGAGTTCATCACAAAAGAAACAGTCTCCAGAT CTGGTGGACAATGAAGAGGACGATTTCTTGGTTCCTTATCGTCCCTTGAAAAGGATACGTTTACAAAATCGCGAATGTCCGGTGTCACCTTCCTCAAATTCCTGCAATCCTATGTCTGGTGGTACTTCGCTCATAGAGCCAAAAGTGGAGGCAGTGGAAGTGCTTGATACTCATTCTGGACAGCAGCCCCAAGATACATCACATTCACCTGAGTTGAGACCACCTGTTTCTCCTCATTCTGGTATTAAAGATAAGGGAAAGAAACCTCTTGTATCCAAACCCTTGGCATGGCAAGGGAAGAGTTTCTCCGAAGGATCATCTAATGATGTTCGCTTTAAAGAGACAGTGGTTGAGCCGGGCATTGTTCTTTTGCCTAAACAGAAGGCTAACAGTTTAACACTAATCCAGCCTAAAGATGAGCCCTTCACTGATGATATGGCCCAAGATGAGGTTCCCATTGCCGTGATCCATCCAA ATGAGTCGGATAACATAAATTCTCCTCTATTGACAGAAGGTGCAACTGGAAACCAATATGACGAACCTACGGCTTCCCATGAGAGAGAAAGTAGAAATGATAATCCAAATTTATCTAGTGAGGGGACTCACGGGAGTATGAATATTGAGCTTGCAACTATTCCAGAGGACCCTCCTCCTAAATCAGGGGAATCATCTTGCTTAGAGGTTGCCTCATCACCTTCAGGAGAGGTAAAGCTTTCTCTGAGTTTCTGTCCAGCTGTTGGAAGACCAGGTTTTCAAATGCCTAATCTGGATGCAATTCTGAAATTGATGGAGGAAAAATGTCTGAACACATACAGAATCATTGACCATAACTTCTCTTTTAAAAATCTGTTGGGACATATGTGTGAGAGTGTCTTGGAATTGGCAACTAATTCTATTGATAAATCACAGGATGGATCACTTAATGTAGCACCAAATCTTGATTCATTGCAAAAATCTCCTGCTTGGGATGCTGTGAATGGAAATAAGGAAACACTGTCCAACCAGTCATGTGCTTTGAACGGGCCTATAGTCTTGGATTTCCCTGGTGCAATTACTGATTCTGATAACCCACAACTCTCTGGCCACACTTTTGTTACTAATGGTTCTTCTGAGGATCACGTGGAAGACTCCCTGAGTCTGGTGGTTGTTCAGAATGCTGACCTAACTCCTGATGACCTAAGGGCTATTCATGACGTAAATGATATATCTAGAGGAGGAGAAAGAGTCAAAATATCGTGGGTAAATGAAAGGAGCAGGGATCGTCCATCATCCTTCTTCTATATCTCTAAAAACATTATCTTCAAAGATGCTGATGTTAAAGTACGTCTATCTAGCATTGTGGATAAGAATTGCTGTGCAACTTGCTTTGGTGATTGTGTATCAGGAAATACACCCTGTGCATGTGCATATGAAACTGGGGGTAAGTTTGCTTACACACCAGATGGCCTCATCAAAGATGATCTGTTGGAAGAGTGTATTTCTATGACACGTAATCCGCACCCACGCCATCTCTTCTACTGTAAGAACTGCCCGCTTGAAAGAATAAAGAATGATGATTGCTTAGAGTCATGCAAAGGCCATTTAAGGAGGACTTTCATTAAAGAATGCTGGATCAGATGTGGCTGCCATGGGCAATGTGGCAACAGGGTGGTCCAGAGAGGCTTAAACTGCAGCTTGCAG GTCTTTTTTACTTCAGAAGGAAAAGGATGGGGCCTTCGAACCTTAGATGACCTCCCAAAAGGGGCATTTGTGTGTGAGTTTGTTGGTGAAGTATTAACCAACAAAGAGCGTCATCAAAGGAAAATCCAATGCACCAGAAGTGGGAAATGTCCTTATCTGGTATTACTGGATGCAGATTGGGGTAGTAAAGCCAATTTGAGGGATGAAGAAGCTCTATGTTTGGATGCAACAAACTATGGAAATGTTGCTAGGTTTATTAATCACAG ATGTCTTGATGCAAACTTGGTTCCGATCCCAGTTGAAGTCGAGAGTCCAGACCGTCGCTTTTATCAT GTTGCTTTCTTCACAACAAGAAAAGTAGATGCCTTAGAAGAGCTTACATGG GATTATGGCATTGACTTTGACGACCATGATGATCCTGTTAAGGTGTTCAACTGCATATGTGGCAGTAAATTCTGCAGGAATATGACACGTTCTAATA GATCAAGATCTGCCTCACTTGCAAGATGA
- the LOC126805536 gene encoding probable inactive histone-lysine N-methyltransferase SUVR1 isoform X4, producing MAPSPQVIRAFQAMSAIGLSEQQVKPVLKKLVKLYNKDWSLIEAENYRALADAIFEAEDAKAEAEKKTCNSYEHKDMEADSEPLLEPELLTRLRSRSQDESSSQKKQSPDDELVDNEEDDFLVPYRPLKRIRLQNRECPVSPSSNSCNPMSGGTSLIEPKVEAVEVLDTHSGQQPQDTSHSPELRPPVSPHSGIKDKGKKPLVSKPLAWQGKSFSEGSSNDVRFKETVVEPGIVLLPKQKANSLTLIQPKDEPFTDDMAQDEVPIAVIHPNESDNINSPLLTEGATGNQYDEPTASHERESRNDNPNLSSEGTHGSMNIELATIPEDPPPKSGESSCLEVASSPSGEDGSLNVAPNLDSLQKSPAWDAVNGNKETLSNQSCALNGPIVLDFPGAITDSDNPQLSGHTFVTNGSSEDHVEDSLSLVVVQNADLTPDDLRAIHDVNDISRGGERVKISWVNERSRDRPSSFFYISKNIIFKDADVKVRLSSIVDKNCCATCFGDCVSGNTPCACAYETGGKFAYTPDGLIKDDLLEECISMTRNPHPRHLFYCKNCPLERIKNDDCLESCKGHLRRTFIKECWIRCGCHGQCGNRVVQRGLNCSLQVFFTSEGKGWGLRTLDDLPKGAFVCEFVGEVLTNKERHQRKIQCTRSGKCPYLVLLDADWGSKANLRDEEALCLDATNYGNVARFINHRCLDANLVPIPVEVESPDRRFYHVAFFTTRKVDALEELTWDYGIDFDDHDDPVKVFNCICGSKFCRNMTRSNRSRSASLAR from the exons ATGGCACCATCTCCACAAGTTATTAGAGCCTTTCAGGCAATGTCAGCTATTGGTCTCAGTGAACAACAAGTGAAACCAGTTTTGAAGAAACTCGTGAAATTGTATAACAAAGATTGGTCACTTATTGAAGCAGAGAATTATAGAGCTCTGGCCGATGCCATATTTGAGGCAGAAGATGCTAAG GCGGAAgcagaaaagaagacatgcaacAGTTATGAA CACAAAGATATGGAAGCAGACTCAGAGCCGCTCCTTGAACCTGAACTGTTGACACGGTTGCGTTCAAGAAGTCAAGATGAGAGTTCATCACAAAAGAAACAGTCTCCAGATGATGAA CTGGTGGACAATGAAGAGGACGATTTCTTGGTTCCTTATCGTCCCTTGAAAAGGATACGTTTACAAAATCGCGAATGTCCGGTGTCACCTTCCTCAAATTCCTGCAATCCTATGTCTGGTGGTACTTCGCTCATAGAGCCAAAAGTGGAGGCAGTGGAAGTGCTTGATACTCATTCTGGACAGCAGCCCCAAGATACATCACATTCACCTGAGTTGAGACCACCTGTTTCTCCTCATTCTGGTATTAAAGATAAGGGAAAGAAACCTCTTGTATCCAAACCCTTGGCATGGCAAGGGAAGAGTTTCTCCGAAGGATCATCTAATGATGTTCGCTTTAAAGAGACAGTGGTTGAGCCGGGCATTGTTCTTTTGCCTAAACAGAAGGCTAACAGTTTAACACTAATCCAGCCTAAAGATGAGCCCTTCACTGATGATATGGCCCAAGATGAGGTTCCCATTGCCGTGATCCATCCAA ATGAGTCGGATAACATAAATTCTCCTCTATTGACAGAAGGTGCAACTGGAAACCAATATGACGAACCTACGGCTTCCCATGAGAGAGAAAGTAGAAATGATAATCCAAATTTATCTAGTGAGGGGACTCACGGGAGTATGAATATTGAGCTTGCAACTATTCCAGAGGACCCTCCTCCTAAATCAGGGGAATCATCTTGCTTAGAGGTTGCCTCATCACCTTCAGGAGAG GATGGATCACTTAATGTAGCACCAAATCTTGATTCATTGCAAAAATCTCCTGCTTGGGATGCTGTGAATGGAAATAAGGAAACACTGTCCAACCAGTCATGTGCTTTGAACGGGCCTATAGTCTTGGATTTCCCTGGTGCAATTACTGATTCTGATAACCCACAACTCTCTGGCCACACTTTTGTTACTAATGGTTCTTCTGAGGATCACGTGGAAGACTCCCTGAGTCTGGTGGTTGTTCAGAATGCTGACCTAACTCCTGATGACCTAAGGGCTATTCATGACGTAAATGATATATCTAGAGGAGGAGAAAGAGTCAAAATATCGTGGGTAAATGAAAGGAGCAGGGATCGTCCATCATCCTTCTTCTATATCTCTAAAAACATTATCTTCAAAGATGCTGATGTTAAAGTACGTCTATCTAGCATTGTGGATAAGAATTGCTGTGCAACTTGCTTTGGTGATTGTGTATCAGGAAATACACCCTGTGCATGTGCATATGAAACTGGGGGTAAGTTTGCTTACACACCAGATGGCCTCATCAAAGATGATCTGTTGGAAGAGTGTATTTCTATGACACGTAATCCGCACCCACGCCATCTCTTCTACTGTAAGAACTGCCCGCTTGAAAGAATAAAGAATGATGATTGCTTAGAGTCATGCAAAGGCCATTTAAGGAGGACTTTCATTAAAGAATGCTGGATCAGATGTGGCTGCCATGGGCAATGTGGCAACAGGGTGGTCCAGAGAGGCTTAAACTGCAGCTTGCAG GTCTTTTTTACTTCAGAAGGAAAAGGATGGGGCCTTCGAACCTTAGATGACCTCCCAAAAGGGGCATTTGTGTGTGAGTTTGTTGGTGAAGTATTAACCAACAAAGAGCGTCATCAAAGGAAAATCCAATGCACCAGAAGTGGGAAATGTCCTTATCTGGTATTACTGGATGCAGATTGGGGTAGTAAAGCCAATTTGAGGGATGAAGAAGCTCTATGTTTGGATGCAACAAACTATGGAAATGTTGCTAGGTTTATTAATCACAG ATGTCTTGATGCAAACTTGGTTCCGATCCCAGTTGAAGTCGAGAGTCCAGACCGTCGCTTTTATCAT GTTGCTTTCTTCACAACAAGAAAAGTAGATGCCTTAGAAGAGCTTACATGG GATTATGGCATTGACTTTGACGACCATGATGATCCTGTTAAGGTGTTCAACTGCATATGTGGCAGTAAATTCTGCAGGAATATGACACGTTCTAATA GATCAAGATCTGCCTCACTTGCAAGATGA
- the LOC126805536 gene encoding probable inactive histone-lysine N-methyltransferase SUVR2 isoform X3, which yields MAPSPQVIRAFQAMSAIGLSEQQVKPVLKKLVKLYNKDWSLIEAENYRALADAIFEAEDAKAEAEKKTCNSYEHKDMEADSEPLLEPELLTRLRSRSQDESSSQKKQSPDDELVDNEEDDFLVPYRPLKRIRLQNRECPVSPSSNSCNPMSGGTSLIEPKVEAVEVLDTHSGQQPQDTSHSPELRPPVSPHSGIKDKGKKPLVSKPLAWQGKSFSEGSSNDVRFKETVVEPGIVLLPKQKANSLTLIQPKDEPFTDDMAQDEVPIAVIHPNESDNINSPLLTEGATGNQYDEPTASHERESRNDNPNLSSEGTHGSMNIELATIPEDPPPKSGESSCLEVASSPSGEVKLSLSFCPAVGRPGFQMPNLDAILKLMEEKCLNTYRIIDHNFSFKNLLGHMCESVLELATNSIDKSQDGSLNVAPNLDSLQKSPAWDAVNGNKETLSNQSCALNGPIVLDFPGAITDSDNPQLSGHTFVTNGSSEDHVEDSLSLVVVQNADLTPDDLRAIHDVNDISRGGERVKISWVNERSRDRPSSFFYISKNIIFKDADVKVRLSSIVDKNCCATCFGDCVSGNTPCACAYETGGKFAYTPDGLIKDDLLEECISMTRNPHPRHLFYCKNCPLERIKNDDCLESCKGHLRRTFIKECWIRCGCHGQCGNRVVQRGLNCSLQVFFTSEGKGWGLRTLDDLPKGAFVCEFVGEVLTNKERHQRKIQCTRSGKCPYLVLLDADWGSKANLRDEEALCLDATNYGNVARFINHRCLDANLVPIPVEVESPDRRFYHVAFFTTRKVDALEELTWDYGIDFDDHDDPVKVFNCICGSKFCRNMTRSNSK from the exons ATGGCACCATCTCCACAAGTTATTAGAGCCTTTCAGGCAATGTCAGCTATTGGTCTCAGTGAACAACAAGTGAAACCAGTTTTGAAGAAACTCGTGAAATTGTATAACAAAGATTGGTCACTTATTGAAGCAGAGAATTATAGAGCTCTGGCCGATGCCATATTTGAGGCAGAAGATGCTAAG GCGGAAgcagaaaagaagacatgcaacAGTTATGAA CACAAAGATATGGAAGCAGACTCAGAGCCGCTCCTTGAACCTGAACTGTTGACACGGTTGCGTTCAAGAAGTCAAGATGAGAGTTCATCACAAAAGAAACAGTCTCCAGATGATGAA CTGGTGGACAATGAAGAGGACGATTTCTTGGTTCCTTATCGTCCCTTGAAAAGGATACGTTTACAAAATCGCGAATGTCCGGTGTCACCTTCCTCAAATTCCTGCAATCCTATGTCTGGTGGTACTTCGCTCATAGAGCCAAAAGTGGAGGCAGTGGAAGTGCTTGATACTCATTCTGGACAGCAGCCCCAAGATACATCACATTCACCTGAGTTGAGACCACCTGTTTCTCCTCATTCTGGTATTAAAGATAAGGGAAAGAAACCTCTTGTATCCAAACCCTTGGCATGGCAAGGGAAGAGTTTCTCCGAAGGATCATCTAATGATGTTCGCTTTAAAGAGACAGTGGTTGAGCCGGGCATTGTTCTTTTGCCTAAACAGAAGGCTAACAGTTTAACACTAATCCAGCCTAAAGATGAGCCCTTCACTGATGATATGGCCCAAGATGAGGTTCCCATTGCCGTGATCCATCCAA ATGAGTCGGATAACATAAATTCTCCTCTATTGACAGAAGGTGCAACTGGAAACCAATATGACGAACCTACGGCTTCCCATGAGAGAGAAAGTAGAAATGATAATCCAAATTTATCTAGTGAGGGGACTCACGGGAGTATGAATATTGAGCTTGCAACTATTCCAGAGGACCCTCCTCCTAAATCAGGGGAATCATCTTGCTTAGAGGTTGCCTCATCACCTTCAGGAGAGGTAAAGCTTTCTCTGAGTTTCTGTCCAGCTGTTGGAAGACCAGGTTTTCAAATGCCTAATCTGGATGCAATTCTGAAATTGATGGAGGAAAAATGTCTGAACACATACAGAATCATTGACCATAACTTCTCTTTTAAAAATCTGTTGGGACATATGTGTGAGAGTGTCTTGGAATTGGCAACTAATTCTATTGATAAATCACAGGATGGATCACTTAATGTAGCACCAAATCTTGATTCATTGCAAAAATCTCCTGCTTGGGATGCTGTGAATGGAAATAAGGAAACACTGTCCAACCAGTCATGTGCTTTGAACGGGCCTATAGTCTTGGATTTCCCTGGTGCAATTACTGATTCTGATAACCCACAACTCTCTGGCCACACTTTTGTTACTAATGGTTCTTCTGAGGATCACGTGGAAGACTCCCTGAGTCTGGTGGTTGTTCAGAATGCTGACCTAACTCCTGATGACCTAAGGGCTATTCATGACGTAAATGATATATCTAGAGGAGGAGAAAGAGTCAAAATATCGTGGGTAAATGAAAGGAGCAGGGATCGTCCATCATCCTTCTTCTATATCTCTAAAAACATTATCTTCAAAGATGCTGATGTTAAAGTACGTCTATCTAGCATTGTGGATAAGAATTGCTGTGCAACTTGCTTTGGTGATTGTGTATCAGGAAATACACCCTGTGCATGTGCATATGAAACTGGGGGTAAGTTTGCTTACACACCAGATGGCCTCATCAAAGATGATCTGTTGGAAGAGTGTATTTCTATGACACGTAATCCGCACCCACGCCATCTCTTCTACTGTAAGAACTGCCCGCTTGAAAGAATAAAGAATGATGATTGCTTAGAGTCATGCAAAGGCCATTTAAGGAGGACTTTCATTAAAGAATGCTGGATCAGATGTGGCTGCCATGGGCAATGTGGCAACAGGGTGGTCCAGAGAGGCTTAAACTGCAGCTTGCAG GTCTTTTTTACTTCAGAAGGAAAAGGATGGGGCCTTCGAACCTTAGATGACCTCCCAAAAGGGGCATTTGTGTGTGAGTTTGTTGGTGAAGTATTAACCAACAAAGAGCGTCATCAAAGGAAAATCCAATGCACCAGAAGTGGGAAATGTCCTTATCTGGTATTACTGGATGCAGATTGGGGTAGTAAAGCCAATTTGAGGGATGAAGAAGCTCTATGTTTGGATGCAACAAACTATGGAAATGTTGCTAGGTTTATTAATCACAG ATGTCTTGATGCAAACTTGGTTCCGATCCCAGTTGAAGTCGAGAGTCCAGACCGTCGCTTTTATCAT GTTGCTTTCTTCACAACAAGAAAAGTAGATGCCTTAGAAGAGCTTACATGG GATTATGGCATTGACTTTGACGACCATGATGATCCTGTTAAGGTGTTCAACTGCATATGTGGCAGTAAATTCTGCAGGAATATGACACGTTCTAATAGTAAGT GA
- the LOC126805536 gene encoding probable inactive histone-lysine N-methyltransferase SUVR2 isoform X1 has translation MAPSPQVIRAFQAMSAIGLSEQQVKPVLKKLVKLYNKDWSLIEAENYRALADAIFEAEDAKAEAEKKTCNSYEHKDMEADSEPLLEPELLTRLRSRSQDESSSQKKQSPDDELVDNEEDDFLVPYRPLKRIRLQNRECPVSPSSNSCNPMSGGTSLIEPKVEAVEVLDTHSGQQPQDTSHSPELRPPVSPHSGIKDKGKKPLVSKPLAWQGKSFSEGSSNDVRFKETVVEPGIVLLPKQKANSLTLIQPKDEPFTDDMAQDEVPIAVIHPNESDNINSPLLTEGATGNQYDEPTASHERESRNDNPNLSSEGTHGSMNIELATIPEDPPPKSGESSCLEVASSPSGEVKLSLSFCPAVGRPGFQMPNLDAILKLMEEKCLNTYRIIDHNFSFKNLLGHMCESVLELATNSIDKSQDGSLNVAPNLDSLQKSPAWDAVNGNKETLSNQSCALNGPIVLDFPGAITDSDNPQLSGHTFVTNGSSEDHVEDSLSLVVVQNADLTPDDLRAIHDVNDISRGGERVKISWVNERSRDRPSSFFYISKNIIFKDADVKVRLSSIVDKNCCATCFGDCVSGNTPCACAYETGGKFAYTPDGLIKDDLLEECISMTRNPHPRHLFYCKNCPLERIKNDDCLESCKGHLRRTFIKECWIRCGCHGQCGNRVVQRGLNCSLQVFFTSEGKGWGLRTLDDLPKGAFVCEFVGEVLTNKERHQRKIQCTRSGKCPYLVLLDADWGSKANLRDEEALCLDATNYGNVARFINHRCLDANLVPIPVEVESPDRRFYHVAFFTTRKVDALEELTWDYGIDFDDHDDPVKVFNCICGSKFCRNMTRSNRSRSASLAR, from the exons ATGGCACCATCTCCACAAGTTATTAGAGCCTTTCAGGCAATGTCAGCTATTGGTCTCAGTGAACAACAAGTGAAACCAGTTTTGAAGAAACTCGTGAAATTGTATAACAAAGATTGGTCACTTATTGAAGCAGAGAATTATAGAGCTCTGGCCGATGCCATATTTGAGGCAGAAGATGCTAAG GCGGAAgcagaaaagaagacatgcaacAGTTATGAA CACAAAGATATGGAAGCAGACTCAGAGCCGCTCCTTGAACCTGAACTGTTGACACGGTTGCGTTCAAGAAGTCAAGATGAGAGTTCATCACAAAAGAAACAGTCTCCAGATGATGAA CTGGTGGACAATGAAGAGGACGATTTCTTGGTTCCTTATCGTCCCTTGAAAAGGATACGTTTACAAAATCGCGAATGTCCGGTGTCACCTTCCTCAAATTCCTGCAATCCTATGTCTGGTGGTACTTCGCTCATAGAGCCAAAAGTGGAGGCAGTGGAAGTGCTTGATACTCATTCTGGACAGCAGCCCCAAGATACATCACATTCACCTGAGTTGAGACCACCTGTTTCTCCTCATTCTGGTATTAAAGATAAGGGAAAGAAACCTCTTGTATCCAAACCCTTGGCATGGCAAGGGAAGAGTTTCTCCGAAGGATCATCTAATGATGTTCGCTTTAAAGAGACAGTGGTTGAGCCGGGCATTGTTCTTTTGCCTAAACAGAAGGCTAACAGTTTAACACTAATCCAGCCTAAAGATGAGCCCTTCACTGATGATATGGCCCAAGATGAGGTTCCCATTGCCGTGATCCATCCAA ATGAGTCGGATAACATAAATTCTCCTCTATTGACAGAAGGTGCAACTGGAAACCAATATGACGAACCTACGGCTTCCCATGAGAGAGAAAGTAGAAATGATAATCCAAATTTATCTAGTGAGGGGACTCACGGGAGTATGAATATTGAGCTTGCAACTATTCCAGAGGACCCTCCTCCTAAATCAGGGGAATCATCTTGCTTAGAGGTTGCCTCATCACCTTCAGGAGAGGTAAAGCTTTCTCTGAGTTTCTGTCCAGCTGTTGGAAGACCAGGTTTTCAAATGCCTAATCTGGATGCAATTCTGAAATTGATGGAGGAAAAATGTCTGAACACATACAGAATCATTGACCATAACTTCTCTTTTAAAAATCTGTTGGGACATATGTGTGAGAGTGTCTTGGAATTGGCAACTAATTCTATTGATAAATCACAGGATGGATCACTTAATGTAGCACCAAATCTTGATTCATTGCAAAAATCTCCTGCTTGGGATGCTGTGAATGGAAATAAGGAAACACTGTCCAACCAGTCATGTGCTTTGAACGGGCCTATAGTCTTGGATTTCCCTGGTGCAATTACTGATTCTGATAACCCACAACTCTCTGGCCACACTTTTGTTACTAATGGTTCTTCTGAGGATCACGTGGAAGACTCCCTGAGTCTGGTGGTTGTTCAGAATGCTGACCTAACTCCTGATGACCTAAGGGCTATTCATGACGTAAATGATATATCTAGAGGAGGAGAAAGAGTCAAAATATCGTGGGTAAATGAAAGGAGCAGGGATCGTCCATCATCCTTCTTCTATATCTCTAAAAACATTATCTTCAAAGATGCTGATGTTAAAGTACGTCTATCTAGCATTGTGGATAAGAATTGCTGTGCAACTTGCTTTGGTGATTGTGTATCAGGAAATACACCCTGTGCATGTGCATATGAAACTGGGGGTAAGTTTGCTTACACACCAGATGGCCTCATCAAAGATGATCTGTTGGAAGAGTGTATTTCTATGACACGTAATCCGCACCCACGCCATCTCTTCTACTGTAAGAACTGCCCGCTTGAAAGAATAAAGAATGATGATTGCTTAGAGTCATGCAAAGGCCATTTAAGGAGGACTTTCATTAAAGAATGCTGGATCAGATGTGGCTGCCATGGGCAATGTGGCAACAGGGTGGTCCAGAGAGGCTTAAACTGCAGCTTGCAG GTCTTTTTTACTTCAGAAGGAAAAGGATGGGGCCTTCGAACCTTAGATGACCTCCCAAAAGGGGCATTTGTGTGTGAGTTTGTTGGTGAAGTATTAACCAACAAAGAGCGTCATCAAAGGAAAATCCAATGCACCAGAAGTGGGAAATGTCCTTATCTGGTATTACTGGATGCAGATTGGGGTAGTAAAGCCAATTTGAGGGATGAAGAAGCTCTATGTTTGGATGCAACAAACTATGGAAATGTTGCTAGGTTTATTAATCACAG ATGTCTTGATGCAAACTTGGTTCCGATCCCAGTTGAAGTCGAGAGTCCAGACCGTCGCTTTTATCAT GTTGCTTTCTTCACAACAAGAAAAGTAGATGCCTTAGAAGAGCTTACATGG GATTATGGCATTGACTTTGACGACCATGATGATCCTGTTAAGGTGTTCAACTGCATATGTGGCAGTAAATTCTGCAGGAATATGACACGTTCTAATA GATCAAGATCTGCCTCACTTGCAAGATGA